The Terriglobales bacterium genome includes a window with the following:
- a CDS encoding fibronectin type III domain-containing protein, protein MTLIIGLCIALSVASLAQQPTTLRITDGPKVESVSSNSAQIAWTTNAAAGTMLLYGTDQNGIQRSSDRGWPANQIQPSGTNPGMAEVPWGGTTHRIQLTNLQPQTRYYFAVRSTAGENTTGMTTSNVSSFTTRGNGQAQGRETQDQYGWYQNQGGNSSAYRQGMADGHRDRNGNQARNYRGQYDNANDRADYQSGYDQSYGNRNGNGNGRPYDSRDQYGRDQNGNPNRDETGVRRDGGYYDPGNGAGPNGQYGSGQQNPAYQNGFQDGIRDGRNDFQSRRNSSLTTTANYRNATGGYDRNWGSPNQYKDMYRQGYTRGYQQGYNGQGSYEPR, encoded by the coding sequence ATGACGTTAATAATCGGTTTGTGCATTGCCTTGAGTGTGGCAAGTCTTGCGCAGCAACCGACAACCTTGAGGATCACGGATGGGCCGAAGGTCGAGAGCGTCAGCAGCAACTCGGCTCAGATTGCATGGACTACGAACGCTGCTGCAGGCACCATGCTGTTGTATGGCACCGATCAGAATGGCATTCAAAGGAGCTCGGATCGGGGCTGGCCGGCCAATCAGATCCAACCCAGTGGCACGAATCCCGGAATGGCTGAGGTACCCTGGGGAGGAACAACCCATCGGATCCAACTTACCAATCTACAGCCTCAGACTAGGTACTACTTTGCGGTTCGTTCCACCGCGGGCGAAAACACTACTGGAATGACGACCAGCAACGTCTCTTCTTTCACAACCCGGGGCAACGGTCAGGCACAAGGCCGAGAGACCCAAGATCAATACGGCTGGTATCAGAATCAGGGAGGAAACAGTTCCGCGTACCGGCAGGGCATGGCAGATGGGCACCGGGATCGCAACGGTAATCAAGCCCGCAACTACCGCGGACAGTACGACAACGCCAACGATCGCGCAGACTACCAGTCCGGATACGACCAGTCATATGGCAATCGGAATGGCAACGGCAATGGCCGACCGTACGATTCTCGCGACCAGTACGGCCGGGATCAGAACGGGAATCCTAACCGGGACGAGACCGGAGTGCGGCGCGACGGCGGGTACTACGATCCTGGGAATGGCGCTGGCCCGAACGGCCAATACGGCAGCGGCCAGCAGAACCCGGCGTACCAAAACGGATTTCAGGATGGAATCCGCGATGGCAGGAACGATTTCCAGTCCCGCCGCAACAGCAGTCTGACGACCACGGCAAACTATCGCAATGCGACCGGCGGCTATGACAGGAACTGGGGCAGCCCGAATCAATACAAGGACATGTATCGTCAGGGCTACACGCGCGGATACCAGCAGGGCTACAACGGACAAGGCTCTTACGAGCCCCGCTGA